The genome window CCAGCGGAATACAAAATTACAGCAGAAGAACGCCAGAAGAATAGGATTTGATTTATGATATAAAACTAAAATATATAAATTTTCCTGTATTGAAAGTGGAGTTATTGCAGGAATGTAAACTAATGCTGGCTAAATGCAAAACGCCTCGTAGCGTCGATAGCTACAAGGCGTTTTGCTAGCAAAGAATATCGGCAACCTGATCAGGTGAGGAAAATCGGCCCGAAGAGTAGAATGTTATCCTCCCTTCGCTTTGGTGCTTACCCACTGCAGGGGTAAGTAAACGTGCTTGGGCTCGACGCTTATGTATTAGTGAGGCTGATGCGCCAGAGCGCTATCAGCTTCGGCCAGGTCCAGCACTGGGTCGGGGGCCACGTAGTTGTCCACGAATTCGCCTTCCCAGCGGGCTACCACGGCCGTGGCCAAGCAGTTACCCATTACGTTTACGGCGGTGCGGGCCATGTCCATCAGCGCATCAATACCCAGAATGATGAATACGGGCCAGGCTGGCAGGTTAAACGAAGCCACCGTAGCCAGCAGAATTACCAAGGAAGCACGCGGCACGCCCGCCACGCCTTTCGAGGTCAGCATCAGGGTAAATACCATCACTAACTGCTGACCAAACGACAACTCTACCCCCGCGGCCTGAGCCACAAATACTGCGGCTAGGGAAAGGTAAAGCGTGGTGCCATCGAGGTTAAACGAGTAGCCCGTGGGCATTACGAAGGCCACAATGCGGCGCGGTACCCCAATGCTTTCCATGGCCTCCATGGCCCGGGGCAGGGCCGCCTCCGAGGAGGTAGTAGCAAATGCTATGCTCACCGGCTCAGCAATGGCCTGCACGAAGCGCTTGAGTGGAATGCGGGCAATCAGGGCAATGGGCACCAACACCACCAGCACGAAGGCAGCTAGCGCACCGTACAAAGTCAGCAGCAGCTTAAAGGCGTTGAGCAGGGGCGCAAAGCCCATTTTACCTACCGTGTACGCCAGCGCGCCGCCTACCCCCAGTGGGGCAAAGAACATGACCACGTTGGTGAACTTGAACATCACCTCCGACAGGCTTTCCGTTACTTGCAGCAGGGGCTGGCGGTGCTTTTGGTGCACCATGGCTAGGCCAATGGCGAAGATGATGGCAAAGACTACCACCTGAAGCACTTGCCCTTCGGCCACCGATTTAGCAATGTTTTCGGGGAAGATGTGCAGGATTATATCCGAAGTGCTTTGCTTCACGGTTTGCAGTTGCTCCGTGTCGGCGGCAATGCCGCTACGGTCCACGCCTTCGCCGGCGCGGGTCAGGTTAATGGCGCCCAACCCAATAAACAGGGCAAAGGTGGTGACAACTTCAAAGTAAATCAGTGCCTTTAGGCCCATTTTACCCACCTGCTTCAGGTCGGCGTGGCCGGCAATACCTACCACCAGGGTAGCGAATACCAAGGGCGCAATGATGGTTTTCACCAGCCGCAAGAACACGTCGCTGAGCACTTTAAGCTGCACGGCCTGGGTAGGGAAGTCGTGGCCAATTTCGGCGCCGACCAACATGCTGACCACAATCCAGAAGGTGATGGAGCGGCGCTGCACGGCCAGGGCCACCGTGGCCAGGATGGCCAGCCAGCGGGCAGTCATGGGAATAACGGGGTCGAGGGCCAGCCAGCCCTGAGCGGCGGCCACCGTCAGGAAGGCAGCCACCAGAAACAGAATCAGAACAAGGGGGGCGAGTCGCGAAAACTTCATGCGCGGCAGTTCAGGGAAAAGGAAATAGCGGGAATGCCACAAAGATAGGTTTCTGCAGGCGGAGTAGTGCGGCCTACCCCGGAGCTTCCGATTGGTAGCGAAAAAAAGGCGCTGCCACAAGAATTAGCGCCTTTTCAGCTGCCTGGAACGGGGGCAACGTACAGAGCAGCTGTCTAGGCGCCCACGGCGTGCCCAACTCGGTTTGCGCGTTATCTTCCGCCAAAATTTGCCTTTCCGCTGCTTATGCCTACCTGGACGCTAACCTCCCTGCTGCTGCCCCTGCGCTACACCTGGAAAATCTCCCGCAATGCCTCTGACGCCAAAACCAACCTGATTGTGCGCGTAGCGGATGCTCAGGGCAGCGGAACGGGTGAGGCCGCGCCTAATATCCGGTACGGCGAAACCCCAGAGAGCTTGCAGGCCGAGTTTGAGCAGTTGCAGGCAGCTGGGCTAAGCCAGTGCGCTACCTTGCCTGAACTCACCGACTTTCTGGCAACTCACCCGCCGGCCCACGCCCTGCGCTTTGCCCTGGAATCGGCGTGGGTGCACTGGGAGGCGAGTCGGCAGCAGCAGTCGGTGGCGCAGTGGCTTGGGCTGGAGCCCCCAGTCCGGCCAGTACCCACGGCCATGACCCTACCCATTATGGAGCCGGGCGAGGTGGCTGATTTTGTGCGGGAACAGCATCTAGACCGCTTTCCTCTGCTCAAGATTAAGGTAAACCGCGAAGGAGCCGCAGACCTGCTGCGGGAAGTAACCCGCCTGTTGCCCGGCCGCAGCCTGCTTATTGATGGCAACGAGGCTTGGCCCGATGCCGACAGCTTGCTCCAGAGCTGGGAAACCATTCGGGCCCTGCCGGGACTGCAAGTGCGCCTGCTCGAACAGCCCCTACCCGCCGCCCGCGCCGATGATTACCGCCACCTAAAAGGCCGCCTGGGCACGCCCGTATTCGCCGACGAATCGGTAACGGATGAGGCCGACTTCGCCGACATTGCCCGCCAGTTTGATGGGGTGAACATGAAGCTGATGAAAGCCGGAGGCTACCTCA of Hymenobacter sublimis contains these proteins:
- a CDS encoding dipeptide epimerase → MPTWTLTSLLLPLRYTWKISRNASDAKTNLIVRVADAQGSGTGEAAPNIRYGETPESLQAEFEQLQAAGLSQCATLPELTDFLATHPPAHALRFALESAWVHWEASRQQQSVAQWLGLEPPVRPVPTAMTLPIMEPGEVADFVREQHLDRFPLLKIKVNREGAADLLREVTRLLPGRSLLIDGNEAWPDADSLLQSWETIRALPGLQVRLLEQPLPAARADDYRHLKGRLGTPVFADESVTDEADFADIARQFDGVNMKLMKAGGYLNGLRILRETRRHGLQTMLGCMVETSLGIWSALQVSSLADVCDLDGFLVVRNEPFGLVQETQGHLVARQGHQG
- a CDS encoding dicarboxylate/amino acid:cation symporter, whose product is MKFSRLAPLVLILFLVAAFLTVAAAQGWLALDPVIPMTARWLAILATVALAVQRRSITFWIVVSMLVGAEIGHDFPTQAVQLKVLSDVFLRLVKTIIAPLVFATLVVGIAGHADLKQVGKMGLKALIYFEVVTTFALFIGLGAINLTRAGEGVDRSGIAADTEQLQTVKQSTSDIILHIFPENIAKSVAEGQVLQVVVFAIIFAIGLAMVHQKHRQPLLQVTESLSEVMFKFTNVVMFFAPLGVGGALAYTVGKMGFAPLLNAFKLLLTLYGALAAFVLVVLVPIALIARIPLKRFVQAIAEPVSIAFATTSSEAALPRAMEAMESIGVPRRIVAFVMPTGYSFNLDGTTLYLSLAAVFVAQAAGVELSFGQQLVMVFTLMLTSKGVAGVPRASLVILLATVASFNLPAWPVFIILGIDALMDMARTAVNVMGNCLATAVVARWEGEFVDNYVAPDPVLDLAEADSALAHQPH